One genomic segment of Candidatus Tanganyikabacteria bacterium includes these proteins:
- a CDS encoding substrate-binding domain-containing protein, whose amino-acid sequence MNVFSAKGSSPPVFAAARAYSQLAGREVKVSVCQHGCGPDGECGPPGSDGFTPEVLGGEYDMAVAGSESDMDELDRTGKTIKASRRSLGIRQAALLVPRGNPAGIATLEDLTRPGIRIAISTIDCMRAVWEDVAGRAGLIEEVRANLTHKVTGCIAFMDVIARKKVDAGIGWSSFARMNPGLVAIDLPPELRVYRSTCITILERCQDVAAAEAFVAYLLAEQGQATFAGLGWLPRGFAPGRTPAAAR is encoded by the coding sequence TTGAACGTCTTTAGCGCCAAGGGTAGCTCGCCGCCCGTCTTCGCGGCCGCTCGCGCCTACAGCCAGCTTGCGGGCAGGGAGGTGAAGGTCTCGGTCTGCCAGCACGGATGCGGCCCGGACGGCGAATGCGGCCCGCCCGGATCGGACGGGTTCACCCCCGAGGTCCTGGGCGGCGAGTACGACATGGCGGTCGCCGGCTCGGAATCCGACATGGACGAACTCGACCGGACGGGCAAGACGATCAAGGCGTCCCGCCGGAGCCTGGGCATCCGGCAGGCGGCCCTGCTGGTACCTCGGGGCAACCCGGCGGGCATCGCGACCCTGGAAGATCTCACCCGGCCCGGCATCCGCATCGCCATTTCCACCATCGACTGCATGCGCGCGGTATGGGAGGACGTGGCGGGTCGGGCGGGGCTCATCGAGGAGGTACGCGCGAACCTCACGCACAAAGTGACCGGTTGCATCGCCTTCATGGACGTGATTGCCCGCAAGAAGGTCGACGCCGGCATCGGCTGGTCGTCCTTCGCCCGCATGAATCCGGGCCTGGTCGCGATCGACCTGCCGCCCGAGTTGCGCGTGTACCGTTCCACTTGCATCACCATTCTCGAACGCTGCCAGGACGTCGCGGCGGCAGAAGCCTTCGTCGCATACCTCCTGGCCGAGCAGGGCCAGGCGACGTTCGCCGGGCTGGGGTGGCTGCCGCGGGGCTTCGCACCGGGCCGGACGCCGGCCGCGGCTCGGTAG